A single genomic interval of Candidatus Omnitrophota bacterium harbors:
- a CDS encoding ferrous iron transport protein A, whose product MPSDHVQNPVSLGQLPEGSSGVVLEFTCHNAILHRLRELGMTRGTQVAVKRLAPFGDPMEITVRGFNVSIRRADASCIVLEKIETR is encoded by the coding sequence ATGCCATCAGATCACGTACAAAACCCGGTTTCGTTGGGGCAACTTCCGGAAGGCAGCTCCGGTGTTGTGCTCGAATTTACCTGCCATAACGCCATTCTGCACCGCCTGCGCGAGTTGGGCATGACCCGGGGCACCCAGGTTGCGGTCAAGCGATTGGCGCCCTTCGGGGACCCCATGGAGATTACAGTCCGCGGCTTCAATGTATCCATCCGCCGGGCCGACGCTTCTTGTATCGTGTTAGAGAAGATTGAGACCCGATGA
- a CDS encoding HAD family hydrolase, which translates to MSWECVIFDCDGVLVDSEPVANRILAEFLTDLGLPTTTEESIALYMGRSSQDIRDMALKSLGRPLPEHFFEEFNEKLLKVLAQETHAVPGITEVLDHIPYPVCVASSGTHAKMELTLGNAGLLERFKGRIYSATEVPRGKPYPDLFLHAAEQMKAQPSRCVVVEDSAPGVQAGIAAGMKVLGYTRLAEEALLQQAGALTFADMANLPGLLSHGSGSHPKGIPARNSSSSYSS; encoded by the coding sequence ATGTCTTGGGAGTGTGTGATTTTTGATTGCGACGGCGTGCTCGTGGACAGCGAGCCGGTGGCAAACCGCATTCTGGCGGAGTTCTTGACGGATCTGGGCTTGCCCACGACCACGGAAGAATCCATCGCGCTCTACATGGGGCGTTCTTCCCAAGATATCCGGGACATGGCGCTGAAGAGCCTGGGCCGTCCGTTGCCGGAGCATTTCTTTGAGGAGTTCAATGAAAAGCTCCTGAAGGTCTTAGCGCAGGAGACGCATGCTGTGCCGGGGATTACCGAGGTTCTGGATCACATTCCATACCCCGTGTGCGTGGCTTCAAGCGGAACACACGCAAAAATGGAGTTGACTTTAGGAAACGCGGGTTTGCTCGAGCGGTTCAAAGGAAGGATTTACAGCGCCACGGAAGTGCCACGGGGCAAACCCTATCCGGATCTTTTTCTGCATGCAGCCGAACAGATGAAAGCCCAACCGTCTCGCTGCGTCGTAGTGGAGGATTCGGCGCCGGGTGTTCAAGCCGGGATTGCCGCGGGCATGAAGGTCCTTGGCTACACCCGTTTGGCTGAAGAAGCCTTATTGCAGCAGGCCGGCGCGCTCACCTTCGCCGATATGGCAAATCTGCCGGGACTCCTCAGTCATGGTTCGGGGAGTCATCCAAAGGGCATCCCTGCGCGCAACAGCTCTTCTTCTTATTCTTCCTGA
- the feoB gene encoding ferrous iron transport protein B, with protein sequence MSTARKSHSKRKEVALLGNPNCGKTTVFNGLTGMRHTTGNYPGVTVERRTGTLVLDEGPVTILDLPGTYSLSPHSIDEEIVHNVLLGMQQGTPAPDLVVLILDASNLERNLYLASQVLEIGLPVIFFLNMWNLALDEGMQIDLEKLQELTGVHCIAGNARTGMGLPDLRKAIGKHLKDTPLPKKPGVLSPKLDKRVEDEVHALCEKIQATFAQRHKAACGEALRLISDTWRGSPLLKNNSNGDELWKAAEQVRARLKSAGVDWAAAEAESRYQSIAALISRILTYRPDASLSLSDRLDSVFTHKFWGLVIFMLLMGLVFQSIFSWAEPLMGVVESFVQAIAAFITGLLPEGVLRSLIVDGIIAGVGNVAVFLPQIFLLFFFIALFEDFGYMARAAFVLDRVMKKVGLNGKAFLPLLSSFACAIPGVMATRTIQDPKDRLATILVAPLMSCSARLPVYALMIGAFIPAVPVLGIFDLKGVTLLSMYFLSIIAGLGMAALFRNTLLKGPHSPFVLELPPYRIPQLRSVLLIVWDRSKEFLFRAGTIIFAISIVLWFLANYPKSESQVQHFEQARLQATQTLSGEDLTRTLLQIDHKQASEELTYSFAGRLGKLIEPVIQPLGFDWKIGVGLIASFAAREVLVSTLAIVYNVGNDGSETSVDLIHKLRNQVSPETGAPVYTPLVAISLMVFFVLACQCMSTVAIVRKETNSWRWPLFMIAYMTLLAWLGSFVVFQGGRLLGFS encoded by the coding sequence ATGAGCACCGCGCGAAAATCCCATTCCAAACGCAAAGAAGTCGCTCTTCTAGGCAATCCCAACTGCGGAAAAACCACGGTTTTTAACGGCTTGACCGGGATGCGCCACACCACCGGAAATTATCCGGGTGTCACCGTGGAGCGGCGTACCGGAACGCTCGTGCTGGATGAGGGACCCGTCACTATTCTGGATTTGCCCGGAACATATAGCCTGTCGCCCCATTCCATTGATGAAGAGATCGTGCACAATGTGCTCCTCGGCATGCAGCAAGGCACTCCTGCTCCCGACCTGGTGGTTTTGATCCTGGACGCGAGCAATCTGGAGCGCAACCTGTACCTCGCTTCACAGGTTTTGGAGATCGGGCTGCCCGTCATTTTCTTCCTGAATATGTGGAATCTTGCTCTGGACGAGGGAATGCAGATTGATTTGGAAAAACTCCAGGAACTCACCGGAGTCCACTGCATTGCCGGGAACGCACGAACAGGCATGGGACTTCCAGACCTGCGCAAGGCAATCGGCAAACATCTGAAGGACACTCCCCTTCCCAAGAAGCCCGGCGTGCTGAGTCCAAAGCTGGATAAACGGGTCGAGGATGAAGTCCACGCCCTTTGTGAAAAGATTCAGGCCACCTTTGCCCAGCGGCATAAGGCTGCCTGCGGCGAAGCGCTTCGATTGATTTCCGACACGTGGCGCGGCAGTCCTTTGCTCAAAAACAATTCAAACGGAGACGAACTTTGGAAGGCCGCAGAGCAGGTGCGTGCTCGGCTAAAATCTGCCGGAGTGGATTGGGCTGCCGCAGAAGCCGAAAGCCGCTATCAAAGCATTGCCGCACTGATCTCCCGGATTCTCACTTACCGGCCCGATGCCTCCCTTTCGCTGTCCGACCGGCTCGATTCCGTTTTTACGCACAAATTCTGGGGACTGGTCATCTTCATGCTTTTAATGGGCCTGGTCTTTCAATCCATTTTTAGTTGGGCCGAGCCGCTTATGGGCGTCGTCGAATCCTTTGTGCAGGCGATTGCCGCTTTTATCACCGGGTTGTTACCTGAAGGCGTTTTGCGCAGCTTGATTGTGGACGGGATCATTGCAGGCGTCGGAAATGTGGCTGTTTTCCTGCCTCAAATCTTTTTACTTTTCTTCTTTATCGCCCTTTTTGAAGATTTCGGTTATATGGCGCGCGCGGCCTTTGTTTTGGACAGGGTGATGAAGAAAGTGGGGCTCAATGGCAAAGCATTTTTACCCCTTTTGAGTTCCTTTGCGTGCGCGATTCCCGGTGTCATGGCCACGCGGACCATTCAGGATCCTAAGGACAGGCTCGCCACGATTCTGGTGGCGCCCCTGATGAGCTGCAGCGCCCGATTGCCCGTGTATGCGCTGATGATCGGGGCCTTTATTCCGGCCGTGCCGGTATTAGGCATTTTTGACCTAAAAGGCGTGACGCTTCTCTCCATGTATTTCCTGAGCATTATTGCGGGACTCGGCATGGCTGCGCTGTTCCGGAATACCCTGCTCAAAGGCCCCCATTCCCCGTTCGTTTTGGAGCTGCCTCCGTACCGAATTCCTCAGTTGCGCTCCGTTTTGCTCATCGTATGGGACCGGTCAAAGGAATTTCTATTCCGGGCCGGCACGATCATCTTTGCCATTTCCATTGTGCTCTGGTTCTTGGCCAATTATCCAAAATCCGAATCCCAGGTACAGCACTTTGAACAAGCGCGCCTCCAGGCAACTCAGACACTCAGCGGGGAAGACTTGACGCGAACCCTTCTGCAGATCGACCATAAGCAAGCCAGTGAGGAACTCACTTACAGCTTTGCAGGACGCTTGGGCAAGCTCATCGAGCCGGTGATCCAGCCCCTGGGATTTGACTGGAAAATAGGGGTCGGCCTGATTGCTTCCTTTGCAGCCCGCGAGGTTTTGGTCAGCACGCTGGCCATTGTGTACAACGTGGGGAATGACGGGTCAGAGACCTCTGTGGATCTGATTCACAAATTGCGCAACCAGGTCTCACCGGAGACCGGGGCCCCGGTTTACACACCTCTGGTCGCCATTTCCTTGATGGTTTTCTTTGTGCTGGCCTGCCAGTGCATGTCCACGGTGGCCATCGTTAGGAAGGAAACAAACTCCTGGCGCTGGCCTTTGTTCATGATTGCCTATATGACCTTGCTGGCCTGGCTGGGTTCTTTTGTGGTGTTCCAAGGCGGCCGGCTGTTGGGATTCAGCTAA
- a CDS encoding PLDc_N domain-containing protein has product MNGLLGLIVLVLDVIAIIDVVKSSMDTAKKALWIILILVIPVVGMILYFLIGKKKA; this is encoded by the coding sequence ATGAATGGATTGCTGGGCCTGATTGTTCTGGTACTCGACGTCATCGCGATTATTGATGTTGTCAAGAGCTCGATGGACACAGCGAAGAAGGCACTCTGGATTATCTTGATTCTGGTCATACCCGTTGTGGGTATGATCTTGTACTTCCTTATCGGAAAGAAAAAGGCATAG